In the genome of Panthera uncia isolate 11264 chromosome B3 unlocalized genomic scaffold, Puncia_PCG_1.0 HiC_scaffold_1, whole genome shotgun sequence, one region contains:
- the RPL36AL gene encoding 60S ribosomal protein L36a-like — translation MVNVPKTRRTFCKKCGKHQPHKVTQYKKGKDSLYAQGKRRYDRKQSGYGGQTKPIFRKKAKTTKKIVLRLECVEPNCRSKRMLAIKRCKHFELGGDKKRKGQVIQF, via the coding sequence ATGGTCAATGTTCCGAAAACCCGAAGGACTTTCTGTAAGAAGTGTGGAAAGCATCAGCCTCACAAAGTGACCCAGTATAAGAAGGGCAAGGATTCCCTGTATGCCCAGGGAAAGAGGCGCTACGATCGGAAGCAGAGTGGCTATGGTGGGCAGACGAAGCCAATTTTCCGGAAGAAAGCTAAAACCACAAAGAAGATTGTGCTGAGGCTTGAATGTGTCGAACCTAACTGCAGGTCCAAGAGGATGCTGGCCATTAAAAGATGCAAGCATTTTGAACTGGGAGGAGATAAGAAGAGAAAGGGCCAAGTGATCCAGTTCTAA